The Streptococcus pantholopis genome has a segment encoding these proteins:
- the purR gene encoding pur operon repressor — protein MKLRRSERMVVISNYLLNNPYKLTSLSTFASQYEAAKSSISEDIAIIKKAFQEAGIGEIETITGANGGVLFRPTIARSEARALVEDLRERLSESDRILPGGYIYLSDLLSTPKILQNVGRIMADAFKGQAIDAVMTVATKGVPLANAVANILNVPFVIVRRDLKITEGSTVSVNYASGSSGRIEKMFLSKRSLKPNSRVLIVDDFLKGGGTISGMISLLDEFDCQLVGVAVFAENIQQRQDRKDYKSLLKVSDIDIKDHKITVKIGNIFD, from the coding sequence ATGAAGCTGAGACGAAGTGAACGCATGGTTGTCATTTCCAATTATTTGCTCAATAACCCTTATAAATTAACGAGTCTGAGCACTTTCGCTTCACAGTATGAAGCAGCCAAGTCTTCGATTTCAGAAGACATTGCCATTATCAAGAAAGCTTTTCAGGAAGCTGGGATTGGGGAGATTGAAACCATTACCGGCGCCAACGGCGGTGTTTTATTCCGGCCGACGATTGCCAGATCAGAAGCGCGTGCGCTGGTAGAAGATTTACGTGAACGCCTGTCAGAAAGTGACCGTATTTTACCCGGCGGCTATATCTACTTGTCAGATTTGCTCAGCACTCCTAAAATTTTGCAGAATGTCGGACGAATTATGGCAGATGCTTTCAAAGGACAGGCGATTGATGCTGTCATGACAGTAGCGACTAAGGGTGTCCCTCTGGCCAATGCAGTTGCCAATATCCTCAATGTGCCTTTTGTCATTGTGCGGCGTGATTTAAAAATTACCGAAGGCTCTACGGTATCTGTCAATTATGCCAGCGGATCAAGCGGCCGGATTGAAAAAATGTTCCTATCTAAGCGCAGTCTCAAGCCAAACAGCAGAGTTTTGATTGTTGATGATTTTCTCAAAGGCGGGGGAACTATTTCGGGCATGATCAGTTTGCTGGATGAATTTGACTGTCAGCTGGTCGGTGTGGCCGTTTTTGCTGAGAATATTCAGCAAAGACAGGACAGAAAAGATTACAAGTCTTTGCTTAAAGTATCTGATATCGATATAAAGGACCATAAAATAACTGTTAAGATCGGCAATATCTTTGATTAA
- a CDS encoding 3'-5' exoribonuclease YhaM family protein yields MKISQMKKDELFEGFYLIKSAEVRKTRAGKNYIAFTFQDDSGEISGNLWDAQPYNISEFTAGKVIHMKGRREVYNGTPQVNQITLRHPQAGEPNDPADFREKPPVDVSDVKDYLEQMMFKIENAVWQRLVRSLYRKFAKEFFTYPAAKTNHHAFESGLAYHTATMVRLADSIGDIYPELNKSLLFAGIMLHDLAKVIELSGPDNTEYTIRGNLIGHIALIDEEITKALLELNIDDTKEDVIVLRHVILSHHGQLEYGSPVRPRIMEAEIIHIIDNLDAEMMMMTTALKRVESGEMTSRIFAMDNRPFYKPKSK; encoded by the coding sequence ATGAAGATTAGTCAAATGAAAAAAGATGAGCTTTTCGAAGGCTTCTATCTTATCAAATCAGCTGAAGTTCGAAAGACCCGTGCGGGCAAAAATTACATTGCCTTTACCTTTCAGGATGACAGCGGTGAAATTTCAGGCAATCTTTGGGACGCTCAGCCCTATAATATCAGCGAGTTTACTGCCGGCAAGGTTATTCATATGAAAGGCCGCAGAGAAGTTTACAACGGAACTCCCCAAGTTAACCAAATTACGCTGCGGCACCCCCAAGCCGGCGAACCGAACGATCCGGCTGATTTTAGGGAAAAACCGCCGGTAGATGTCTCTGATGTCAAAGATTACCTTGAACAGATGATGTTCAAAATTGAAAATGCCGTTTGGCAGCGCCTTGTTCGCAGTCTCTACCGCAAATTTGCCAAGGAATTCTTTACTTATCCGGCTGCTAAGACGAATCACCATGCCTTTGAATCCGGTTTAGCCTATCACACAGCGACAATGGTACGCTTGGCAGACAGTATCGGGGATATCTATCCCGAGCTGAATAAGAGCCTCCTTTTTGCCGGTATTATGCTGCATGATCTTGCCAAAGTTATCGAGCTGTCCGGGCCGGACAATACGGAGTATACAATCCGCGGAAATTTGATTGGGCATATTGCGCTTATTGATGAAGAAATCACCAAAGCGCTGCTGGAGCTCAATATTGATGATACGAAAGAAGACGTTATTGTTTTGCGGCATGTTATCTTGAGCCATCACGGGCAGCTGGAATACGGCAGCCCGGTTCGTCCGCGGATTATGGAGGCTGAAATTATTCATATCATTGACAATTTGGATGCGGAGATGATGATGATGACAACGGCTTTGAAACGCGTTGAGTCAGGCGAGATGACCAGCCGGATCTTTGCTATGGACAACCGCCCCTTCTACAAACCGAAGTCCAAATAA
- a CDS encoding DNA recombination protein RmuC: MQIFLIIIAIATLLLTLLLLLKISELKGELADKLDNNADDLSDQLSYQLNLAQKDQMLEINHQLNRLQTEIYQQQNDLRDVLQQNLTESRDRSDQRLSAIETSLSQSVKDLQVSNEKRLEQMRQTVEEKLEQTLQSRLQASFAAVSKQLESVNQGLGEMRSVAQDVGTLNKVLSNTKTRGILGELQLGQIIEDIMTENQYEREFVTVSGTAERVEYAIKLPGTKQGEYVYLPIDSKFPLEDYYRLEEAYETGRKEEIETQRKALLAAIKRFAKDINKKYLKPPETTNFAVMFLPTEGLYAEAVRQPAFFDSLRREENIVVAGPSTLTALLNSLSVGFKTLNLQKNADDISKILGNVKAEFNKFGSLLTKAQKQLNTANKTLGSLLTTRTNAIVRALDRVETYQEQENGSLLDLPQLEDEENDED; encoded by the coding sequence ATGCAAATTTTCTTAATCATTATTGCCATTGCAACTTTACTTCTTACACTTTTGCTGCTGTTAAAGATCAGTGAGCTTAAGGGTGAATTAGCGGACAAACTGGATAATAATGCTGATGATCTTTCGGACCAGCTTTCTTATCAGCTGAATCTGGCCCAGAAAGACCAGATGCTGGAGATAAACCATCAGCTTAACCGTCTGCAGACAGAAATCTATCAGCAGCAGAATGATTTACGCGATGTCCTCCAGCAGAATCTGACCGAAAGCCGCGATCGGTCGGACCAGCGCTTATCTGCTATTGAAACAAGTCTGTCTCAGTCCGTTAAAGACCTTCAGGTCTCCAATGAAAAGCGTCTGGAGCAAATGCGCCAGACGGTGGAAGAAAAGTTGGAGCAAACGCTGCAGAGCCGTCTTCAGGCCTCCTTTGCTGCTGTCTCCAAGCAGCTTGAGAGTGTCAATCAGGGCCTTGGAGAGATGCGCTCTGTCGCTCAGGATGTCGGAACGCTTAATAAAGTTCTGTCAAACACTAAAACTCGCGGTATTTTAGGTGAATTGCAGCTCGGTCAGATTATCGAAGATATCATGACAGAAAACCAGTACGAGCGTGAGTTTGTAACAGTATCAGGTACAGCTGAGCGTGTTGAATATGCGATTAAACTGCCTGGAACAAAGCAAGGAGAATATGTTTATCTGCCGATTGACTCCAAATTTCCGCTGGAGGACTACTACCGTTTGGAGGAAGCTTACGAAACAGGGCGCAAAGAAGAGATAGAAACCCAAAGGAAGGCTCTTCTTGCTGCTATCAAGCGGTTTGCCAAGGATATTAATAAAAAATACCTTAAACCGCCTGAAACGACTAATTTTGCTGTTATGTTTTTGCCGACAGAGGGGCTTTATGCCGAAGCTGTCCGTCAGCCAGCGTTTTTTGACAGTCTGCGGCGGGAAGAAAATATCGTAGTAGCAGGTCCATCAACCTTGACCGCCTTGCTTAATTCACTTTCTGTAGGTTTTAAAACCCTGAATCTTCAGAAAAATGCCGATGATATCAGCAAGATTTTGGGAAATGTAAAAGCTGAATTCAATAAATTCGGCAGCCTGCTGACTAAGGCACAAAAGCAGCTGAATACTGCAAATAAAACATTAGGAAGCTTACTGACAACACGAACCAATGCTATCGTCCGTGCGCTTGATCGGGTGGAAACCTATCAAGAGCAAGAAAACGGCTCACTGCTTGACCTCCCGCAGTTAGAAGACGAGGAAAACGATGAAGATTAG
- a CDS encoding thiamine diphosphokinase: MIRAALFVSGDLTCFSGDFDYLVGADRACLTMLEQGLPLDLAVGDFDSVTAEELAVIQQSAQELVSATAEKDDTDTELALKTIFTRFPQAQVTIFGAFGGRIDHMLANLFLPSDPDLAPFMRQIELRDAANTVCFLPSGQHQIVQDEGMAYISFLTDSDADLTITGAKYELTSKHFFKKKIYTSNEFIGRPITVQCDSGYLLVIQSKDRS; encoded by the coding sequence ATGATTAGAGCTGCCTTATTTGTCAGCGGAGACCTGACCTGTTTTTCCGGTGATTTTGATTATCTGGTCGGAGCTGATCGTGCCTGCCTGACCATGCTTGAACAAGGATTGCCTTTAGATTTGGCGGTTGGTGATTTTGATTCTGTGACAGCGGAGGAACTTGCAGTTATTCAGCAATCGGCTCAGGAACTTGTTTCAGCGACTGCAGAAAAAGATGACACGGATACGGAGCTGGCTTTAAAAACGATTTTTACCAGATTTCCTCAAGCTCAAGTCACTATCTTTGGTGCTTTTGGCGGACGGATTGATCATATGCTGGCTAATCTTTTTTTGCCCAGCGATCCGGACTTGGCGCCTTTTATGAGGCAAATCGAGCTGCGTGATGCAGCTAATACCGTATGTTTTCTGCCCAGCGGGCAGCATCAAATTGTACAAGATGAAGGGATGGCTTACATTTCTTTTTTGACAGACAGCGATGCTGACCTAACTATCACCGGAGCTAAGTACGAGCTGACCTCCAAGCATTTTTTTAAGAAGAAGATTTACACCAGCAATGAATTTATCGGCCGGCCGATTACTGTTCAGTGCGATTCGGGCTATCTTCTTGTGATTCAGAGCAAAGACAGGAGCTGA
- the rpe gene encoding ribulose-phosphate 3-epimerase has product MTLSHKMAPSILAADYADFASELQRIEAAGAEYVHIDIMDGQFVPNISFGAGVVASMRRHSKLVFDCHLMVVDPERYVTAFAQAGADIMTVHTEATSHIHGALQKIKAAGMRAGVVINPGTPVTALEPLLGLVDQVLIMTVNPGFGGQAFIPECLAKVKAVARLRKQHGLDFDIEVDGGVDQHTIKACADAGANVFVAGSYLFKAQDLTAQLQTLRKALDD; this is encoded by the coding sequence ATGACGTTATCCCACAAAATGGCTCCTTCTATTTTGGCGGCCGACTATGCTGATTTTGCTTCAGAGCTGCAGCGCATAGAAGCAGCAGGTGCTGAATATGTTCACATCGATATTATGGATGGTCAGTTTGTTCCTAATATCAGCTTTGGTGCCGGGGTGGTAGCCAGTATGCGCCGGCATAGTAAACTGGTCTTTGACTGCCACTTGATGGTGGTCGACCCCGAGCGTTATGTCACTGCTTTTGCTCAGGCCGGAGCCGATATCATGACTGTTCATACCGAAGCGACCAGCCATATTCACGGAGCTCTGCAAAAAATTAAAGCGGCGGGGATGAGAGCTGGGGTAGTGATTAATCCCGGAACACCTGTTACGGCGCTGGAGCCGCTCTTAGGCTTAGTTGACCAAGTTTTGATAATGACAGTCAATCCTGGATTCGGTGGACAGGCTTTTATTCCTGAATGTCTGGCTAAAGTCAAGGCAGTAGCCCGTCTTCGTAAGCAGCACGGCCTCGATTTTGATATTGAAGTGGATGGAGGGGTGGATCAGCATACCATCAAAGCCTGTGCTGACGCTGGAGCCAATGTGTTTGTAGCAGGATCCTATCTCTTTAAGGCTCAGGACCTAACAGCTCAGCTGCAGACGCTGCGAAAGGCCTTGGATGATTAG